The Enoplosus armatus isolate fEnoArm2 chromosome 21, fEnoArm2.hap1, whole genome shotgun sequence genomic sequence TGACCAAGAGGTCCAAGATTTGGGGACCAACTGATGTTACACTTGCATAACTAAGGGGTATCTTGAGGACTTGGGGGAAATTTTTAAGTACATGCATtacacacatgaaaagaaaaaaagctgtgtattttctgtgaAACATTTCTACCTTCTGAGGATGTTTGCCAAGTTCTCAGGATGTTCAGATGCTGTGTGATTTTCATAAGTAGCCTTTCATAGGTGAAAGAAAAAGGTGTCTGCTCTAAGGTGTCTAAAAGTGGTGTAATCTCTATCACTGAGgtgttttgtgatgttttcaaatTGCATTTCATACCATAAGGGCAGGTGAAAAGCGGGCACCGACTCAATTTTCACAGGGAAAATTTTCCTGATTAAATGTTTGCGAATGCTTCCGGAATATATCTGGACCTTTGTGTTTGCTGATTAAAGACACACCACTGCCAGGAAGGTGCAGTGGCCCATTAAAGATGCTGGAGGTGGTATTTATAGCCTTCTACCTTCTGCCGACGCATATTAACAAGCTGGTGATGATGAGCAAGATTGCTTCAATTATTTGTCCGTATGCTCATACATTTATGTTTCCCTGATTACTATATATACTGAATAGCTCGTCAACCAAAATGATATATAAAAATGGCAGGGGTCAGGGGCATCAGCCAGTTGCAAGAGGAGAGATATTCATCATTTGATACAACTTATTTGTACTCAGAACATGTGGCTTTATTAACACCACAACAGCATCTCAACATGAATGGTACATGTCAACCAACCTTTCTGACTCTCTGCTTATTCTAACTCTTTCAAGGAGAGTTAGTCTACATGTATTACCCAACACCAGTTGGCCGGTGGACCTTGACTGGGCCTATTTCAAGTATCCCCAGCTGGCTACCTAACCTTTCCCTAACTTTCTCTACTCTTTTTACCTACCCCATCTCTACTGCTGTCTCTCTACCTAACAGGTTGCTTACCGTAGACCCTCTTGCTGCGTATGTTAAATATGTACGTCCTCTGTTTATGGAGTGTACTAGCAGTGAACTGTCCCACAATATTCAATGACCCTCCTGGGCTGTCTAGGGGTCTGCTAGATATAACTAGCTTTCTAAATGCTCTGAATGGTCATTACACTGACATCAGATCCTTTATCAGTTCTGAACCTAACTGGAATGTGTTCTGTATTCATTTGTTCTGTCCACAGTCTCCTTACTAGTAGTGACTTCTCTTACTGACTTGGAGAAATATTTTCTCTCCCAATGGCACTTCTTTCTACTCTCAAACTCTAATGCTGGGCATTCAGCCGAGGCATCATGCTTCTCCTTCCCGCCACGGCACCTGTAGTCCCCTGAGTGGGCTTGATCCCATCCATAACTTCTCTCCTTTGCTGACTGTCTCCCACCTGTCTTCAATGGTTGCCGATGTATCACCTCCTGCAGGCTGAATGCTGCCTGTTGCTCCTGCTGGTTTATCTGCTGTGCTACGTCCTCTGCTTGTCGTACCATCTGCACTGCAGTTTCCAATGTAAGGTCGAACATGAGCTGTAGTCGCCTGGGGAGCTCTTTGTCAAGGAAACCAACAAGCATTCTGTCTCGTTCAAGCTCTTTTTATCTTTGAAGTCACAGTTCTCACTCAACTCATGGAGTGAAGGACTCGCTGGTGGATCTGGTATGAGGTTTCTCTTTGGTGTGAAGTATTTATCAAATTCAGCTAGCACCGTGTCGTCAGGAGTCCGTTTCTCCCCTCTTACAAAGGTGAACCACTTGAAAATACTTTCGCCTTCGTAGTTTGCATGAATAAGTGTGGTAACCTGGACCTCACCGCCTTTGTTTCCCAAATTTGCAGCCGACCTGTACTGGGATAATTTCCTGGGTCTACGGAAAGGCCAGTGTCTGGGCCGTTCAAAGTTGAAGTTTTCTGCTGAACTTTGCCAAAGCGTTGGGTCTCTCTTTTAGAACTTCCAGGCCGACATGGCTTATTTGTACTCATAACGTGGTTTATTAACACCACAACGGCATCTCAATATGAGCGGTATAGGAAGTTCTGTCAACCAACCTTTCTGACTCACATTATTCTAGTTCTCTCATTGGTTTCAAGGAGTGTCCATCTACATGTATAACCCAATACCTTGACAagggagaggatgatgatgttgtgACTTATAAGGATGAAGggttattttaagaaaatggatttaaaaaaggaaaatgaataatCACCTCAGCCATGGGTGTTATTGTGTTGGTCTTGCGGGAGCCAATCCGAAACTTGGCAGCCTTGTAGATCTtccaataaacaaacagcaccACGCAAAGCGGCAGGTAAAATGCTCCGAAGGTGGAGAAGATCGTGTAGGACGGCTCCTGGCTCACCTGGCACTTCATCCCCTCTGAGTAGGTCTCCCCCCAGCCGAAGAGAGGGGACAGGGAAATGATGGAGGACAGCAGCCACGTGAGTGCGATCATCACATTGGAGATCTTTTTACGTGTCTTGAGCGTGTACTGCAGGTGCCTGGTGATGGACCAGTAGCGGTCCAGTGCGATGGCCGTCACGTTCCAGATGCTGGCTGTGCAGCAGAGCACGTCGAAGGAGATCCACACCTGGCACAGCACGCGGCCCAGTTTCCACAGCCTGCCGTTCAGCTCATGGACGAGACTGAGCGGCATGACCAGGGCGGCCACCATCACGTCGGAGATGGCCATGGAAGCCACAAGGTTGTGAGGCACCCGGTGGAATGTCCTCACCCTCAAGATGGTCACCAGCACCAGCAAGTTCCACACGAAGGTGGCCACCACCAGCATTGCCAGTAATGTAAGAGTGAGCAcgctgaaaacagaaaagggccGATAGATGTTTCCCCCGGAGTCATGGCCGTCCAATGCTCCACTGAAGTTGGCTGTCAGTATGCTGGTGTTGGGATACGTCATGGTCGCCGCTCACGGCCCCGCAGCCGAGAGCCAAGACGATTCAGAAACAGTTTCTGCAGACAGTTGATGCATTCTGAagtggggagagagaagagggacaaactgttttaatgtaatAGTTATATGTACAAGTCTCTCACATCTAATAACCCTTTGTTCAACAATGCTAAAAGTTAAAGATGCAACACTCAATTTGTAGGTTTTACTGCTGTCTTTGTACCATTGTGTAAATGCACTAGTGCACGTCACTGTGTTGTTCACAAGAGAGGTACTTTAATGATTTTCTCACAATAGTAAAAAGCACTTGAGTTTCTCACAGCTGTCAAGCAACCTGCCTACAACTTTCAAGTGCAATTTCATCTGCTGTTAAAAAGGCTCAAAAGTACTCAGAGACATCTCTGGGTCTGGAAAAGACCATAAATATTCAGTTTCATCATCCCACTTCTGTCCTTTGATTTGCATCAAAGTCAGACCTCTGTTGCAAAATGAACTGTTTTAAGTGGAGTTTTTGTTGTACACTCATTCAGAAATATCTCCCTTTCCAGTCCAATAGAGAAATCCCTGTTAAACATTGTGGAGTTATATGTTTTAAGTGGTGTGGAGAGCGGCATCTATTTTCACTTGACACACAAGAGAGTCTGTTGGAGAGATGCTCTGTATTAACATAGGATTGTCTCCGTTTCAGattcacaaaagaaaagatttgaCATGCCAGCTGTGAATACATTCGCAGGAGTTGCAAAGTCTACACTACACAATGTTCAACAGTGCAGAAACAACGAATCTCAAATCACCAACCCCCTTATACTGTCAGTCAGCTGGATGTTGTAAAGTTTGGTATTGATCTTTACAACTTACAACTGCTATACACAGTATAAGTGAATAGACCAACTTAATTACAACTGGCATAGTCAACTATTGACTacaaactttaaatgaaaaatacgCAGAAGGATTTGTCTAACATTAGAAATCCataattttgattttgacaaCCTACTCCTTTGCTTCAAACAGTCCTCCCAGgctattaaaaaaatacagatcaCACTTTCTTACCTTGACCCACCGTACACCAGTCTTTAAACTGCAGTTTTACCCgtattgttaaatattaaacataatcattcattttgcatgtCTCCTCTTGTGACATTGTAATGAGGGGATCTGGATGACTTACTCAGGTTTTTCCCAGGCCTCTGGGCGCAGTGGCAGTGTCCGTAATGAGTGTAGCTAATGCATATAATTCAGTTGAAATAATTGGCCCTAATTGAGTTTGATTTAGATCGCGGGATTTAATCAATAGGATCATATTCTTGTGGCTGTTTGGCCTGTAATGACATTACTTTTGGCTGTATTACTGAAGCATCAATCTGATGAATAAATCACTCACGTTCACTCTCAACGTTTCTCGTTTTTCTGCTAGAGAAtcaacagggaaaaaaaaaagtaaaaatacaacagaGTTCCTTGTGAAATcctttattcatatatatttttacacccACTGGTTTGTGTCAGATTGATCTGCTTGTTATCAAACACTGAGCCTTATCAATAAGGCCTGAGGGGTATTAACAATATGAGCCATGTCCCTGTCAGCCGGTGTATTTATGTGACATGTGACACTGTCTTTTAGCATCACAAACCATGCCCTCTAATCAAAGGGTCCAACCAAGCACACCGATAggccctctgctctctctt encodes the following:
- the htr5ab gene encoding 5-hydroxytryptamine (serotonin) receptor 5A, genome duplicate b isoform X1 produces the protein MTYPNTSILTANFSGALDGHDSGGNIYRPFSVFSVLTLTLLAMLVVATFVWNLLVLVTILRVRTFHRVPHNLVASMAISDVMVAALVMPLSLVHELNGRLWKLGRVLCQVWISFDVLCCTASIWNVTAIALDRYWSITRHLQYTLKTRKKISNVMIALTWLLSSIISLSPLFGWGETYSEGMKCQVSQEPSYTIFSTFGAFYLPLCVVLFVYWKIYKAAKFRIGSRKTNTITPMAEVIQVKEETQQPQMVFTVRHATVTFQTDGDTWREQKEKKAALMVGILIGVFVLCWIPFFITELIVPLCSCDIPPIWKSIFLWLGYSNSFFNPLIYTAFNKNYNNALRNLFSRQR
- the htr5ab gene encoding 5-hydroxytryptamine (serotonin) receptor 5A, genome duplicate b isoform X2; this encodes MTYPNTSILTANFSGALDGHDSGGNIYRPFSVFSVLTLTLLAMLVVATFVWNLLVLVTILRVRTFHRVPHNLVASMAISDVMVAALVMPLSLVHELNGRLWKLGRVLCQVWISFDVLCCTASIWNVTAIALDRYWSITRHLQYTLKTRKKISNVMIALTWLLSSIISLSPLFGWGETYSEGMKCQVSQEPSYTIFSTFGAFYLPLCVVLFVYWKIYKAAKFRIGSRKTNTITPMAEVKEETQQPQMVFTVRHATVTFQTDGDTWREQKEKKAALMVGILIGVFVLCWIPFFITELIVPLCSCDIPPIWKSIFLWLGYSNSFFNPLIYTAFNKNYNNALRNLFSRQR